TGCGCGCGTCGGGTGAGCGTGCGGGCAGTGGTGCCGAGGCCGCGCAGCAGGCCGGTGATGCCGCTCATCCGAGGACCACCACCCCGACGCCGGTGAGCGCGAGCTGCAGGAGGGCGAGCGGGAGCAGGACCAGCCAGGCGAAGCGCTGCAGCTGGTCCTCCCGGACCCGCGGCCAGGCCACCCGCAGCCACAGGAAGAGGACGCCGACGGCGGTCGCCTTGAGGAGGGTCCACAGCACCCCGACGAGCCCCGCACCCGCGTCCGCCCAGGGCCCCCGCCAGCCACCGAGGAACAGGACGGTGAAGAGCACGGCCATGACCACCATGCCGGCGTACTCGGCCAGCAGGAAGAAGGCGAAGCGCAGCCCGGTGTACTCGGTCAACGGGCCGAAGACGAGCTCGGAGTCGGCCACCGGCGCGTCGAAGGGGGTCCGCTGGAGCTCGGCGACGCTGGCCGCGAGGAAGACCACCGCGGCGGGGGCCTGCCACACCAGCCACCACCACGACCACTGGGTGACGATGCCCGTGAGCGACAGGGTGCCGGCGGCCATCGCCACGCTGGCCGCGGCCAGGATGAGGGGCAGCTCGTAGGAGACCAGCTGCGCCCCGGCCCGCAGCCCGCCCAGCAGGGAGTACTTGTTGCCCGATCCCCACCCCGCCATGAGCGTCCCGATGACCCCGATGCTCGTGACGGCGAGGACGAGCAGGAGGCTGGCCGGGACGTCGGCGGCGACCCAGGCGGCGCCGAACGGCAGCGCGGCGAGCGCCACGAGGTAGGGCACGAGCGCGACGGCGGGCGCCAGCCGGAAGACCGGCCGATCGGCGGCCGCCGGGGTGATGTCCTCCTTCTGGGCGAACTTGATGCCGTCGGCGACCAGCTGCAGGACGCCGTGCGGCCCCGCCTCCATCGGGCCGAGCCGGCCCTGCATGTGACCCATGAGCTTGTGCTCGAGCTGGCCGAGGGCCAGGGGCAGCGTGAGGAAGACCGCCAGCACGGCAGCGGCCTTCAGCACGGCCTCGAGGGCCCAGGGGACATCGGCGAGCATCGCGTTCACCCTAACGAGTGAGCCGCCCGGCCGGGCGACGCCGCACCGCGCGGCCACCGGGCACCGGTCGGCGGCCACGGCGTCCCCTCGACCGACCCTTGCGCATGACGTCATAGTGGTGTCACCATGACGTCATGGAGCTGCAGCCGTACCTGACCGCGGTGGCCGAGGACCTGGACCGGGCGACCTCGCTGGCCGACGACGCGACCCGCGAGGTCGTGCACCGCATCGCCCCGGCGGTCGAGCCTGCCGTCCGCCTCGCGATCCTCCAGGCGCTCTCCGACGCCGCGGCCTCCCTCACCTCCCAGCTCGAGGAGTCGGTGGTGACCGTGCGGATGGAGGGTCGCGACCCGGTCCTGGAGGTCCGGCATCTCGGCACCGGGGAGGACGGCCGTCCCGCCGCCCCGACGGCACCCGGCGACCACGGCCCGCGCACCGCGGAGCTCGACGAGACGGACGCCACGCAGTCACGGGTCTCGCTGCGCCTGCCCGACCAGCTCAAGCTGACCGCGGAGCGGCACGCCGCCGCTGCCGGCCAGTCGCTCAACACGTGGGTCGTCCAGGCGGTCCGCACCGCCACCCGCGCGGCCGGGCCCGAGGGCCCCGGTCGCCGGACCACCCCCCACCGATCCCGCCGGGTCACCGGTTGGGCCTGAGAGGACAGCGCATGGACACCACGACCCGCACGACCCGGACCGTCACGTTCGCCGAGGACGACCTCGTGCACCTGGAGGTGAAGAACCACAGCGGCGACGTCGCCGTCCGTTACGACGCCCCGGCGGGCACGGCCGAGGTGACCCTCTCCTGCGCCCGGCCGGTGGACTTCGAGCCGGTCACCGCGGTGTCCCAGCACGGTCGGGTCCTCGTCGACGTCCCCGCGCTGGTCAGCCCGGACGGCGGCCGGCGCGGCCTCGCGGTGTCGATCGGGTCCTTCTCCATCGGCACCGGCCACGAGCGGGTGCACGTGGAGGTCCACCTGCCCGAGCGCACCGAGCTGCGGGTCGGCACCAGGAACGGCGACGTCGTGCTGCAGGGCGCCGGCGGGGCGGCCACCGTCCGCGCGGGCTCCGGCGACCTGGCCATCGAGGAGGTCGGTGTCCTGCGCGCGAGCACCGGCTCCGGTGACGTGCGGGTGGGTCGGCTCGTCGCCGGTTCGGTCACGAGCGGGTCCGGCGACGTCGTCGTCGACACCTCCACCGGGCCCGGCCCGCTCGAGGTCCGCTCGGGCAGCGGGGACATCCTCGTCCACGACAGCCACCAG
This genomic window from Serinicoccus chungangensis contains:
- a CDS encoding toxin-antitoxin system HicB family antitoxin — protein: MELQPYLTAVAEDLDRATSLADDATREVVHRIAPAVEPAVRLAILQALSDAAASLTSQLEESVVTVRMEGRDPVLEVRHLGTGEDGRPAAPTAPGDHGPRTAELDETDATQSRVSLRLPDQLKLTAERHAAAAGQSLNTWVVQAVRTATRAAGPEGPGRRTTPHRSRRVTGWA
- the nuoH gene encoding NADH-quinone oxidoreductase subunit NuoH, producing the protein MLADVPWALEAVLKAAAVLAVFLTLPLALGQLEHKLMGHMQGRLGPMEAGPHGVLQLVADGIKFAQKEDITPAAADRPVFRLAPAVALVPYLVALAALPFGAAWVAADVPASLLLVLAVTSIGVIGTLMAGWGSGNKYSLLGGLRAGAQLVSYELPLILAAASVAMAAGTLSLTGIVTQWSWWWLVWQAPAAVVFLAASVAELQRTPFDAPVADSELVFGPLTEYTGLRFAFFLLAEYAGMVVMAVLFTVLFLGGWRGPWADAGAGLVGVLWTLLKATAVGVLFLWLRVAWPRVREDQLQRFAWLVLLPLALLQLALTGVGVVVLG
- a CDS encoding DUF4097 family beta strand repeat-containing protein is translated as MDTTTRTTRTVTFAEDDLVHLEVKNHSGDVAVRYDAPAGTAEVTLSCARPVDFEPVTAVSQHGRVLVDVPALVSPDGGRRGLAVSIGSFSIGTGHERVHVEVHLPERTELRVGTRNGDVVLQGAGGAATVRAGSGDLAIEEVGVLRASTGSGDVRVGRLVAGSVTSGSGDVVVDTSTGPGPLEVRSGSGDILVHDSHQDATVATGSGDVDVAHGHGELAVRTGTGDVRVRVPRGIPVWLDLSSGLGEVRRDLEGAGEPAPDQHFLTVGVRTGTGDITVHH